In a single window of the Leptospira sanjuanensis genome:
- a CDS encoding acyl-CoA dehydrogenase family protein: MIQNNYFSDTQDIQDHFEHILPWTEIILDYEGDFSDSSDGGPTNPSEAKEYYKTVLETVGDLAGNILSPHVAELDREGLKFKDGKVEFPPKMLELVAKVVEAGVQAYGFSRKYGGLGIPWSVKSFISEIFYRVDASLAIAIGCVNLAEIVERHASQAMKDEWIPRLAAGEFVCAMGLTEPDHGSDLPNLRTKATKDSNGNWVLNGTKRFITHGCGFGDIPAILLTLARSGEVGSGARGLSFFLVQSTDVQIAGIEHKLGLHCSPTCEVVFENSPGLLIGEEGYGLVKYTMGMLNGARMGIAQQSTGLATAAYYEALKYAKERIQFGRPLIEIPAVKKIVDRIERETIAMRCLTLEGSRVMDRYYWRAMRLEKQGASEKEAKNDTVVRYWEKIANVLTPISKFYCSESCLKVVSDALQIHGGSGYTEDYDIARIYRDARITTIYDGTSQIQINASIGGITSGLTHTFGEYLSELVNQSDSSLTHKLFHGFQELVGLYKDLPRREDKDTYAEEIVFTCSRLLAGMLLEISCRRIPEDRKQIRLKHAKDYHLDTLSALEGNLAKLKEVSGVPA, from the coding sequence ATGATTCAGAACAATTATTTTTCGGACACACAGGATATTCAGGATCATTTCGAACACATTCTCCCCTGGACAGAAATCATACTCGATTACGAAGGCGATTTTTCCGATAGCTCCGACGGAGGTCCGACCAACCCATCCGAAGCGAAAGAATATTATAAAACCGTGTTGGAGACGGTGGGCGATCTCGCCGGAAATATTCTTTCGCCGCACGTGGCGGAACTCGATCGCGAAGGGCTCAAATTCAAAGACGGTAAGGTCGAGTTCCCGCCGAAGATGCTCGAACTTGTCGCAAAGGTGGTCGAAGCCGGAGTACAAGCCTACGGATTTTCCAGAAAATACGGCGGACTCGGAATTCCCTGGTCAGTGAAATCATTCATTTCAGAAATCTTTTATAGAGTGGACGCGTCACTCGCCATTGCCATCGGCTGCGTGAACCTTGCCGAAATCGTGGAACGTCACGCGAGCCAAGCTATGAAGGACGAATGGATTCCCCGCCTCGCAGCGGGAGAATTCGTCTGCGCGATGGGATTGACCGAACCCGATCACGGATCGGACCTACCGAACCTTCGAACCAAGGCGACCAAGGATTCGAACGGGAACTGGGTCTTAAACGGAACGAAACGATTCATCACGCACGGATGCGGATTCGGAGACATACCCGCGATTCTTTTAACTCTTGCACGTTCGGGAGAAGTCGGCTCCGGCGCGAGAGGGCTTTCTTTCTTTTTGGTCCAAAGCACGGACGTTCAGATCGCCGGAATCGAACACAAACTCGGACTTCATTGTTCGCCGACTTGCGAGGTCGTATTCGAAAATTCTCCCGGACTTTTGATCGGGGAAGAAGGATACGGACTCGTAAAATACACGATGGGTATGTTGAACGGAGCAAGAATGGGAATCGCTCAACAATCCACCGGACTTGCGACCGCGGCATATTATGAAGCTCTAAAATACGCAAAGGAAAGAATTCAGTTCGGCCGACCGTTGATCGAAATTCCCGCGGTCAAAAAAATCGTCGACCGAATCGAAAGGGAAACGATCGCGATGCGTTGTCTAACGTTGGAAGGTTCTCGCGTAATGGATCGTTATTACTGGAGGGCGATGCGTTTGGAAAAACAAGGAGCGAGCGAAAAGGAAGCGAAGAACGATACGGTGGTTCGTTACTGGGAAAAGATCGCGAACGTGCTTACTCCGATCAGCAAATTCTATTGTTCCGAATCCTGTTTGAAGGTCGTCAGCGATGCGCTTCAAATTCACGGAGGATCGGGTTATACCGAAGACTACGATATCGCAAGAATCTATCGCGACGCGAGAATCACCACGATCTACGACGGAACTTCTCAGATCCAGATCAACGCAAGCATCGGAGGAATCACTTCCGGTTTGACTCATACCTTCGGAGAATATTTATCCGAACTCGTAAATCAGTCGGACTCATCCCTCACTCATAAATTGTTCCACGGATTTCAGGAACTGGTCGGGTTATACAAAGACCTTCCTCGAAGAGAGGACAAGGATACTTACGCGGAAGAAATCGTTTTTACTTGTTCGAGACTTTTAGCGGGGATGCTTCTAGAAATTTCCTGCAGAAGAATTCCCGAAGACCGCAAACAAATCCGTCTTAAACACGCGAAGGATTATCATCTTGATACTCTTTCCGCGCTGGAAGGAAATCTTGCAAAACTCAAAGAGGTAAGCGGAGTCCCCGCTTAA